Proteins encoded within one genomic window of Thiothrix litoralis:
- the trpC gene encoding indole-3-glycerol phosphate synthase TrpC produces the protein MSTPDILQKILRTKQEEIAARSAVRPLAQLAEEAASASPVRGFIQSMRQRIAAGDSAVIAEIKKASPSKGLIRADFDPPAIAASYEQGGAACLSVLTDAPYFQGHESYLQTARAACQLPVIRKDFIVDPYQVFEARAIGADCILLIVAALADAQMKDLYALARELGMDALIEVHDKDELERALRLNAPLIGINNRNLRTFETSLQTTIDLLPDVPEEVLLVTESSIHTQADVKLMRDHGVHAFLVGEAFMRAQDPGSELNKLFF, from the coding sequence ATGAGTACACCTGATATTTTGCAAAAAATCTTGCGCACCAAGCAGGAAGAAATCGCGGCGCGTTCCGCTGTCCGCCCCTTGGCACAGTTGGCGGAAGAGGCCGCGAGTGCCTCGCCGGTACGCGGTTTCATCCAATCCATGCGCCAGCGGATTGCGGCGGGTGATTCTGCGGTGATTGCTGAAATCAAAAAGGCATCCCCCAGCAAGGGGCTGATCCGCGCTGATTTTGATCCACCTGCGATTGCGGCCAGTTATGAACAGGGTGGTGCGGCTTGTTTGTCGGTGCTGACCGATGCACCGTACTTTCAGGGGCATGAAAGCTACTTGCAAACGGCGCGGGCAGCTTGCCAGTTGCCCGTTATTCGTAAAGATTTCATCGTTGATCCGTATCAAGTGTTCGAGGCGCGTGCTATCGGTGCAGACTGCATCCTGCTGATCGTGGCGGCATTGGCTGACGCACAGATGAAGGATCTGTACGCGCTAGCAAGGGAACTGGGCATGGATGCACTGATAGAAGTGCATGACAAGGATGAACTTGAGCGTGCCTTGCGTCTCAATGCCCCACTGATCGGCATCAATAACCGCAACCTGCGCACCTTCGAGACTTCGCTGCAAACCACTATCGACCTCTTACCTGATGTGCCAGAAGAGGTGTTACTGGTGACTGAAAGCAGCATTCATACGCAAGCCGATGTCAAACTAATGCGAGACCACGGCGTCCACGCTTTTCTGGTTGGGGAAGCCTTCATGCGGGCACAAGACCCCGGTTCTGAACTCAATAAACTGTTTTTCTAG
- the trpD gene encoding anthranilate phosphoribosyltransferase — protein MELQKFIRKITENGSFSTEEMTAAMRTIMTGQATPAQIGGFLIGLRMRGETVTEISAAASVMRELSTRVEVSPEHLVDTCGTGGDSSGTFNISTASAFVTAAAGARVAKHGNRSVSSKSGSADVLEAAGVNLNITPEQVAHCINTLGVGFLFAQKHHSAMGHASGPRRELGVRTIFNLLGPMANPANAPNQVLGVFDQHWVRPMADVLKTLGSQHVMVVHAADGLDEISTAGLTFVAELKDGVITEYTIQPEDVGVRQSSLDSIRVETAAESLNLIQRVLAGEPGTARDIVCLNAGAAIYVAGLADSHAGGVVKAQQAIDSGVAAARLQQLIDLTNGVNI, from the coding sequence ATGGAATTGCAAAAATTTATTCGCAAAATCACCGAAAACGGCTCATTTTCCACCGAGGAAATGACGGCTGCGATGCGTACCATCATGACAGGTCAGGCAACTCCCGCGCAAATTGGCGGGTTTCTGATTGGCTTGCGGATGCGCGGTGAAACCGTCACCGAAATCAGCGCAGCGGCAAGCGTCATGCGGGAATTGTCTACCCGCGTAGAGGTCAGCCCCGAGCATTTGGTCGATACCTGTGGGACGGGGGGGGATTCCTCCGGTACGTTCAATATTTCCACCGCCAGTGCCTTTGTAACGGCAGCGGCAGGCGCAAGGGTAGCCAAGCATGGTAATCGTTCGGTCTCCAGCAAATCCGGCAGTGCCGATGTGCTGGAAGCGGCGGGCGTGAATCTGAACATTACCCCGGAACAGGTTGCCCATTGTATCAATACGCTGGGGGTAGGTTTCCTGTTTGCCCAAAAGCATCACAGCGCGATGGGGCACGCCAGTGGGCCACGTCGGGAACTGGGTGTCCGCACTATTTTCAATCTGTTAGGCCCAATGGCGAACCCAGCGAATGCCCCGAATCAAGTGTTGGGCGTATTTGACCAGCATTGGGTGCGTCCGATGGCTGACGTACTGAAAACCCTAGGTAGCCAGCACGTCATGGTGGTTCATGCAGCCGATGGTTTGGATGAAATCAGCACCGCCGGACTAACCTTCGTCGCTGAGCTGAAAGACGGGGTGATTACGGAATACACCATTCAGCCCGAAGATGTCGGTGTGCGCCAGTCCAGCCTCGACAGTATCCGGGTGGAAACTGCTGCTGAAAGCCTGAATTTGATCCAACGGGTCTTGGCGGGCGAACCCGGCACGGCACGCGACATTGTGTGCCTGAATGCGGGGGCGGCCATTTACGTGGCAGGCTTGGCAGACAGCCATGCTGGCGGGGTTGTTAAAGCCCAGCAAGCGATTGATTCTGGGGTAGCCGCTGCGCGTCTGCAACAACTGATTGACCTAACCAATGGTGTTAACATCTGA
- a CDS encoding YgaP family membrane protein: MEKNVGSMDRNIRFGAGAVLLIWGLVFKGGILLTLIGIVLLATGYLNFCPAYKLIGMNTDKK, translated from the coding sequence ATGGAAAAGAACGTTGGCAGTATGGATAGGAATATCCGTTTCGGTGCAGGGGCTGTCCTGCTGATTTGGGGTCTGGTTTTCAAGGGTGGCATCCTGCTGACCTTGATCGGGATTGTGCTACTCGCTACTGGCTACTTGAACTTCTGCCCGGCCTATAAGCTGATTGGCATGAATACCGACAAAAAATAA